ATCCCACCCCTCATCGTTTCACGCCCTGGCtactgcagcccccctcccctggctattCAGAAGGCTGTTACTACGATGATCATTGTCCATTGCTTTGACCACAACAATCCCTGCTGAGTTTCTACACTGGGTTCTCCTTCACCTCATCAGCAAATAGAAGTGTAGGCAATAAAACCTTGGCattattcataattattttaatgtaatattaagCAAGTGCCTTTATTCAAAtttgaggaaaaatatttttatatacatagtACTTTGGAGAACAGTGtctatatttatatctatatataattttattaaatgaaatattcagGTTAATGAAGCACATTCTTAGGAAACTTTTCTGTTTTCTCCTCATAAGTGGCAGGCACAAGAAGAAttatgctgcttttaactattttaatttaagtgaaacaagcacagaaacagcttccttcccttgtcaaatctttttttaaattttcccctttttttagtagtttacatttaacactgtactatatttgcattgttggggtttttttgtttggtggggtttttttttttttggggtctCTGCTCCTGCCTGATTGTATACTTTGAGTTCCCAATGAGGTGGGTGGGTGGTTGACCCATCCGTTTTTAACTCGGAGgctcgtaactctgaggttctatgtACTATCGCCACTTTAGTAAGATGTTTTAAGTATTATTCTATGACCTTGCCTTATTTATGTGATCGCTAGTTATTTATTGAAAGAAGCCATTTCAGTATCAAGTATTGTTAATTGGTAATTAATTATCTGGCAGGGCTTAAGCAACTTTCCTACCTAACTCACAAGCCAAGAGTCATCTCCCCAAGAATTGTTAAGAGTCAATGGtgtttttgaaaaccattttaaGCTAAAGACTTTCTATAAGAATCCTGTAAGGTTTTAAAAAGACTTGCTTCTTAAATCCAAACATCTTTACTTTTTATATATCTGAAGCAGAATTTAAACTCCTATGAAGCCCTAATAAAACTAAAGGACTATCCCAGAAAATGGAATATATACCAGAGTTGAAACACTAAACTCCAAAATTTTCAGAGCATTCCCTGCACAAGATCAAAGACCTTTGCACCCTATTGCATATGCAAACAGAGTTGGCCCCAGTAGCTGGTCATGAAGGTCTTAAGcaggggtggtgctgggggggaagggaacaggCTTGCAGGGGCTATAGCTACCCCAAAGCTTGCTTTAGCCACCATATAGCAGCTACCACTCTCCAGCAGCCCAACTCTGCAGGCAGAGTAGACACTGCTGGCCTGCTTGGGCAGGGCTGCCCTAGAGCAGCCTCCACTGACACTAGGaaaggagaagtttcagagtagcagccgtgttagtctgtattcgcaaaaagaaaaggagtacttgtggcaccttagagactaacaaatctattagagcataagctttcgtgagctacagctcacttttttgtttccaccaaatgcatccgatgaagtgagctgtagctcacgaaagcttatgctctaatagatttgttagtctctaaggtgccacaagtactccttttctttttaggaaaggAGAAGAGTGTAAATCTCTCACATTAAGCAAACATTCTCTGTTCCTGTCTCAACACTCAGCCAGTTCACCGTGTCTCTTTGTAAGCAAACAGCATCAGGAAGGCAAAAACAAAGAAGCTACCCTGCAGCCTTTCACTACAGCACTACTTTAGCCACCTGCCTCATTAAGTTTCTTGCATGACAGGTGAGTTTGCCAAAGCACTGCGGAGGAactagattttgtttttgttttttttttccttgggatTATTTTAATGGGATATTGCAATGCTAGTCAACACTGAAATGGCTGAGATTGTGCTCTTGGAGAGGAGACTTACACTAACCTTGCTAAATGGAGAGAAATAGTAGATTTAATTTGAATTTAGGCAAAAAATATTAAACTTGTCTCAAGGCAGCTCTTTGAGTGGCTTCTTTTAAGTAACTGAATGTAAATGCTTTCCTTGGCTTCATAAAACATAAGCTCATTTACCTTTGCACATTCATAAATTTTAcctaaattatatatttaaattttacaGTTTATTTATGATAAACCAAACAAGCCTAGCCTTCAGTGAATTTCTTTTGCTATTCTTTTGAATTTCTTTTGCTTTCTATTTGTTTACGCTATGCTAAACTGTGTCTTGCTACTAAATTTCTGTTAAAAGCTTTCTAGAGACTAGAGAAGAGATTTGTCACTAAAGTAGCAATTGGATGtgtcattttgtttgtttctttgttttattaaacAATGTTATTTCTAgtgacttttgtttgtttttttaatcagggTGTCCACTAAGGTAAGACAGAGAACCCCATGTGATTAACATAGGGTGGAGTCAGCCCTGAATTGTCATTTGAGAGACCATTACCATTTGGCCCCTACCACGTCTCAATTCCCTGGACTAAATGTTAGTAATTTTAGGGATAAAGACATTTGGTGTTCAACCCCACTTCTAACCCATTCAGGCTTCAGGAAGGCCCTTTGTGACTTTAGCTGCGCCCTACCCAGATGATCTAGTAACGTAGTGTGACATTGACCTCTGCCAGCATTCCCAGCCAGCGTCTCTTGTTGTTCAGAGCTCATCTTCCATAACACCTTCCTAGCTCTGATCAGTAGGCTGGATTTTATAGACCACTAGCTATGATTATTCTTCTTTTATGCTTCTTCCTTTTCTCTACCACTAACCCAATTAAATAAATGCTACTGTCCCTCTAACCAAGCATTACCCGTTCTTCATCAAATTCATTTACTCACCCTTCCTCTGGCTATGTCTTTAGATTTAAGCCATTCTGGACTGGGATCATTTCCTTTCTGTTTATGCCAGTGGTGTAGCTAGACTAGGAAAATGGGGTGGGCCCAGCTTTCAGGTGGGCAGGCAATGATGGGGGCTGCCTCCCCCTATGGGAATTATGGTTTTGTGGGGCCTGGGCCAGGACAAGTAGGGGGTCCTCACGTCCTGCAGTCCCCACACACTCCTGCTGGGAAAATGGTGTCTGGATGGGGGGGCTTGCCCTATTCTCCCACCTGGCACTCCCTCTGGGCAGGGTTGggagcttgccccactctgcctgcACACCCTGCACTCTCCCCAGGGCATGGGGACTTGCCCCATTCAGCCCATGGGGGAGCTGGCTCCAGGCATGGGAACTTGCTCCACTCTGCCTGCCCGCCTGGGAGCAGGGTCCTGATGCCATTTTGGGGGGCCTGGATGGTAAATGAATGGGCCTTGGCCCACTCAGGTCCACCCGTGGCTATGCCCCTGGCTTATGCAGTGCTAGTACACCAGGGCCCCACTTCTCACTGAGGCCTTTGGGCTCCTGTTAGTAAACATTTTATACTATGCTGGCATCTAGCCTGCCTTACATTTTCATTATCTAGTATGTGTTTGTTTCCTTGTCAAAAGTTCTGTCATTTTGAGGAACTTGGCCATAGCCAAACTTGGCCACAAACTTTTAAAGGTTTATTTAGCCTTGTAATTTACCTGGGGATTTACCTACTGGCTCTGGAAGAACACTATGAGGAGACTTTTTCAGATGGTGCAGCCTGAACACTACAGCCCACAGCCATTTTGGTTTGTCCTCATCTGCCTTATTTGAGGAGCAGGGTTTGATCATGATCCAGTTGCTGATTCATTCTGTAATATTCAGCACTACTCCATGGCTtcttctaaacttttttttttttttttttttagatcctGGGGAGGCTAGAGCTCAAACACACTAGGAAGGAAGTGTTTTTAGTTGCTAATATCCCTTGAGTTATAGCCACCAACCCAATATTTTGTGTAACTACAAAAGCATATTTTTGAAGACTCTGATTGTAGGAATATAGGCCCGAGTTGGGTCTGAGTGAAGTATGGTTATTAATTGAGTTTGGCTATTAGCATTACCAAAGTGTGTGACTAAAAAGAATGAACACAGGCGAAAGGATTGTTTTTGGTGAACTTGGGAGTGACCCTTTTGAATACCAGCATTAGCTTATTTAAGATTTAGGAAATAAAGAACCCATAGTTAATGGGGCACTGGCTGTGGTAAATAATTGGCTAGAAATGCTTAGCCCAATCCTTAGGAAAAAATGTAGCAAGGTAAGGGGGAAAACCTAGAAGAAAGCAGAATACAGCCCTAAAGTGCATCAGTTAAGGTCCAATAACCAGcagtgacatcacttgtttgttatagtgtatttagggtgaccagacagcaaatgtgaaaaatcaggacaaggggtgggaggtaataggagcctataaaagaaaaagacccaaaaagcaggactgtccctataaaatcgggacagctgGTCATCCTAAGTGTATTAAACAAGGTTTTCTAGGGGTACTTCACCAGAGCTCTTCCTTACCCCGATGGAGTCAGGCAGGGgagttggaacaatttgtatgggagccattgaaccaagcAGTAAAATCTGTATATAATGAAAAGCAATTCAAGCCAGGGGCTGTGGCAGCAttcctagttctagcacctatgggCAGATATCTCCTGGGCTTGAACCTACTGTAAGTATTTTGGCCAGTGCTTAAACAGCAATGGTGCTAGGGCATAGATGCTTATATTTGTACTGATGTAACCCACACCACTAATCTTTGGGATTAATAAAGGTGCATATGCAGGGAAAGTGAGTCAGGGTAACCTTAAACTTATTCGGGAAACTATTTCCAACACTGGACTCAAAGAAATGCAACAGTAAGTGCTAAATGCTCTGGCAGTCTCCATCTTCATTATGCAACTGTGTACACCCACCTATATGTGGTGAGAGACTTTTCAGGGAGTCACTCCCAGCTCCTGTTGGGCCAGAGAAATAGAAGTGGACCTAGcaattaaggccccaatcctcaAAGTTATTGaggcttctaacttccattgagtACAACGTTTTTCTTTTGAACTTTTTTATTCcagctttgaaatgaaaaaaacaatcccTTAAACTATTGAACCAGTGACCAATTACAACTaagcctgctttctgcttcaTTTCCACAAAGAGGGGGTCATTAATGCCTTTGATTACACCAGGAGAGTTTCCTTCTCACAAATCCATTTGACAACAGCACTGCAGGTTTCAGAATTAATCTCCTTCCCTTTTATCACTCCACAGCTGTTCCTTTCACCAGGGCCAACTACTGGGAACCTGCAGAACAAAGGAGAAACTCATAATTTGTGCATTTGAATGTATTAAACAAATCTACAACAGCTCTTTCACTTCAAGAACACACATTGTGATACctgtctctttcttccttcccctctattTTTCCTAAAGTGCCCCAGGTGATAGGTGATGAGCTGGGTATCGCAGCAGAAAACACTTTTCTACATTACCAAAACAACacggagtccggtggcaccttacagactaacagatttatttgggcataagctttaatgggtaaaaaacccacttcttcagatgcaacagaTACTATTACCAAACCAGTTACTCCGGTTGACCTGGTTGTGGGTGTAAGTCATGTGTTAAAGCTACAGCAATCAGCTCTCTTAATACAAACACATAGAGGATGCAGATGTCTTTTTAAAGACCTTGTATTTCTGCAACTAGAAAGGACCTTCAGCCCAGAGTCATGCCTAAATTGATGGTGGCTAAGCCAAGTTTCTAACTTCATCTGTCCTCTCTTATCGTAGCTGTTAgttcaaaaaaacaacaacaacaacaaaaatcccacTCACCATCTGCGGATAATTTACtccagggggaattctgcaccactgcatacACACAGAATTCATATCTCCCgcagactttttttcccccctacagaGTATTATATTCTGACAGGgaggtgctgcaatcacacctttcacccaccaggggcagctgtggcaccagaagagagggcatcagctcagggctggagtacccagctgtggagagggaggggcagaggctgCCTTCCTCATGGTGCCTTGCAtgtggggccaggtgaggaggcacaaGGTATGGAGGGGGGTGGTGGACAGCCTGGAGCTGCTGGGAAGTCACACAGACTGGGGTTTAGAAGGggaacagactggggcaggggcacaggagctagtggggtgacaacaTTGATCTGGGGCTGAATGGAAgtaggggtgcagggccacagggGTGAGGGGGTGTGGCTGAATGGGCTGGCAGGGACACACTcagacaggggcagatgtgcctgactgaatgggagaggctaggggtcaccCAGAGTCTGCACGGGGGAGGCTCTCCAACTCTCTAAcgatccctccccctcccaaaaatattgtttcatacttctcccacccacaccccacaACCCTCCAGCTTCACTGCAGGCTAATTCCCTCTTCCTCAGCACCTCCGTTATCCCTGagtcccccaagcctttgcactacttctgaggggtgcgggaaatacatttatgtattgtagtttaaattaattattactcaAAACTCTATATAAGGAAttaatttgtcaaaaaacattccCTGAatccttttttgttgtctgtattgttacagacatacttgctgataggtattttgaaataaatgaccaaaacaattgaaacagccgtgattatattgtgttattttgacaaataaaatgtgcagaattttaaaatattgtgtacagaatttttaatttttggcacagaattccctagGAGTAATAATAGCAACAAATGTGTAATAATTCCCAGACATAAATGACCAGATTAAGCTGAAGTGAAGGTTGAGTGCACACATCAGTAATTTAGAGTGAAATATGTTTGAGGGATTTGCAATTATCCCCAAAATCAGTGTTATAAACCCAGGAAATCCACAATTAAGGTTATATTTAAAAGACCTGTTGAGGCATGGAAATACAGAGTTGGCAAATTAAACAACCTTAACACTGCCCTGGAGTGACACCGTGCAAGAACCAGACAATTAAGGTATTTTAGTGTTTGTAGTCCTAGCTTAGATTAATAGATCATAAATCTCAAAaggaccattaggatcatctagtctgcatTTCGGTGTTCAGAATGACTCATTATGATAATCAAGGCCAGAGATTCCAGCATCAAGCTCAGATTTGGTGGCTGAGCTAACTGAAACTGAAGTTTAAAGACACATTAGATTTTTTccatcccccttttccccccttcaGCTTTAAGTTACATTGGGGTCAGCGACTGACATCTTGATTGCCACCCCCCCCTTTCCATTGTGCCTGAGCAGAGGTTGAgcatgggagggaaggggggggagaatCAAATCCTGAACATTTCAAACTTTGATCAGATAGTACTTTGACACAGACGCTGTGTGCTGGGAGAAGAATGTACACTCAGATGCAGGCCCCTTCATGTTCTGAATGCATGATCTAGTTACATTAAtgggtgtaaaaagaaaaggagtacttgtggcactttagagactaacacatgtacttgagcataagctttcatgagccacagctcatttcatcggatgccatccgatgaagtgagctgtagctcacgaaagcttatgctcaagtacatgtgttagtctctaaggtgccacaagtactccttttctttttgcgaatacagactaacatggctgctattctgaaacctgtcattaatgggTGTGTTCTCTTAAAATCTTGAAATAGGAGCACATTTGTGTACCTTGTGGAAGCAGGCCATTGAAAAATGCGGGGAAGTTTTGTATTATGCAGCTGAGAGGAGTCTAGGGTTTGTTTGCCCTCACGGGGTGGGGAAAGGTGTGGGTGGTTCTTGCGCACTTGGAGATGCGTAACAGGCAAAAGCATGGACATATAAGGGAGCTTTGCAGAGACTGGTTACCACAATCAGCACCTCCATGAAGTGTGGGCATATGGGCTGTTCCACAAGCAGACTGAGTAACTCTGAGTCCAATGGCAAGATCAGATCCAGAGAACCTAGGTCACCAGTTATGTGAGCTAACAGCTGAGTTGCAGACACAGAGATGTGAAGTTTTGTGAGGGTACTGGATATGCATGCCCAGAGAATCTGGCATGTCAAACTTGCAACCAAAGAATGCTCTGGCCAGGTTCTGTTTCGTAACTGGCTGGATGTCAGGTAACAAGGTGAAGTTAGTCAATCGTAGCAAGTGCTGCGGAAAGGGGAAGGCTTATCCGCCTCGCTTTCTGAGTACCACCGTGATAGCTGCCGAAGAAAGATCTTCGATCCATAGTTAGCCAAGTAATAGGTGAAACCCACAACTAAGTCATATACCTATATGGTGAGAGCTCTTGGGGGAGGGACCCTCTTTGTTATAGGTgtgtgtacaatgcctagcacagtgggtcaCCAGTCCCtcagtcagtggagctatgggcaattcacaccagctggggatctggtggAATCGACTAGAGCTACAACTGATTCATACCAACTGGGGGTCTGGccccattgatgccaatggaaCTCCAGCAGATTTGCACCAACTCAAATAGGGCAAAATACATAGTAATACCTTAGAGAAAATTACCTTCCTACTGACCTGTGTCATGACCTTAAATTCCTATTAGTGACAGAGGAGGTAGTGTATCACTTTTTGTCCCTGTCAAATCagaaaattaaactattttttctaAGCTGATAGAAAATAGTAAACCCCAGCAAACTCTCACAGTGTGATCTAGAAGGGAGTTGTCCACCCAGGTCCACTTCCACTCTGGGGATGTCACGGTGAGTCCCAGCCAAACTGGATTTGTGTCCTGTGTAACACTGGATATGAAATCCTGTGAAGTGTAAAGTAGAAGGGAATGGGCGAACAAGCCATAATTTGCTAGAATTCCCTGCATATTCCCTTTGGGTACATGCTCTTGATCTTCATTGGCTATCAGGAGAAACAGTCAGCACTTCTTCCCCTTGAACCTGAGCCAAAGCTACTTCCTTCCAAAGACAGGTCAATGCTGGAGGCAGAGGCACTCACTGGGAACTGGCCATTGGTGTTCGGCTTAGATGCCTGGGAGAAAGGATTGCCCGGTGTGCTGTTTGACCATCTCTGTTCCAGAACTGGTGTTATGTGTAAATATAGCAAGTAGTCTCAGACTCCATGTCGTTGACTTCTCCTGCACCGGAAATCACCCAACAAGGCCCTGGCATGCTGCTCCTGCttggcagaggagcagcagtggTGTTAGAAATGGGGGCAATGATATTACAACTAGCGACCCATTACCACAGCTGAAGTTTAAGTAACTTTCCTTTTACTTCACCATCTCCTTTTTATCCTGAATCACCAGGAGGTGAGAACTCTTCACTGAGCAATCATCATGGCTCTTGTGCCAAATTTGACTCTCTTTAGATGCCCAGTAACATTTTCCCCCATGCATGAGCCATTCCGTGGGGCAGAGTCTGCACCTGGAGCCATCTGCAGTGGGGAATGAAGTCAGAGATGTCTGTACAGAATCTTCATTTTCAACATTCCATCGAGGCCATTTCTCTCTAGTTTTGTTTAAGGTCAGCCCCAGTATTCAAATAGCAGGAAGCACTGCAGCCCAGGGTggaggttcatagattcatagatactaaggtcagaagggaccattctgatcatctagtccgacctcctgtacagcacaggccacagaatctcacccacccactcctacaaaaaacctcacctatgtctgagctattgaagtccttaaatcatggtttaaagacttcaaggagcagagaagcctccctcaagtcacc
This portion of the Dermochelys coriacea isolate rDerCor1 chromosome 14, rDerCor1.pri.v4, whole genome shotgun sequence genome encodes:
- the LOC119842443 gene encoding killer cell lectin-like receptor subfamily F member 1 isoform X2; protein product: MEDEEGYTVLNLRPKQRQPGRPPGAGPQDSHQRPHWIRIALGVGWAGNIVLLAAVIALGLRVFQLQVPCEERTRAAMNTLHSDGASHRPTNGTKHDTGLEDFLSRLKQFLCEPPYSSSGDGSRCRLCPTEWLMHGGKCYWASKESQIWHKSHDDCSVKSSHLLVIQDKKEMDFISSVTQDTNPVWLGLTVTSPEWKWTWVDNSLLDHTLFPVVGPGERNSCGVIKGKEINSETCSAVVKWICEKETLLV